The genomic segment ATGTCCTCCTATAGACAGACTGCCTAGGCATACTCCTGCCACAGGAACTACCCTACTTCCTGTAGCTCCCACCAAGAAAATGAGCTCTTTCAGCCTTATAGGAATCCGATACTCATCAGGCAGTCACCTGACCCCTTTACCAGCTGGGTCTGAATTCCCTACCAGGGCGAAACACCTGTTGTTAAAGGGGCTCTGCCTCAAACCAAGGCTAACTGATGCAAGGCCCCTGGCCTTTAAAAGAGCAAACTTGcctgttacataactgcatttcCTTGCTTCCTTCCTGCACAAGGTCTGTACTTTCTGCACACCCAATAGAGAATATGTGCGAATGTTTGATGTGACGGAGCGCACAGCCCTGCACAGACATCATACAGGCAGGATGTGCCATAAGTGTGGGGCACAGCTGAGAGACACAATCGTCCATTTCGGGGAGAAGGGGACCTTGAGGGAACCTCTGAACTGGGAAGCAGCAACAGAGGCTGCAAGCAAAGCAGATGTGATTCTGTGTCTGGGTTCCAGCTTAAAGGTAACTGTAGACGCTCAGTGAAGATTGTTAGCAGCATTCTCCTTTGGTGATGCGCCCTGGCGCGGAGCAGTCTTCTCCCAAACACCTTGGTGTCTGGCCTCGCCCACCACATGTGATAAATCCTGGTGCTTGGTAGTCTCTCTTCTGACTCCTCCCTCGTCCCCTTCCTGGTAATAAATTCCACCTACTCTCACCGATATATTCCAGCATTTACATCTGCATTTGGCTATACTGACAGTCTCTATTTTATGCCAGGTTTTGAAAAAGTATCCACATCTTTGGTGCATGAGCAAACCCCCCAGTCGCCGTCCAAAACTCTACATTGTGAACCTGCAGGTGAGATGTTAAAAAATGGGAAAAGCCTCATGTGAAATGATTCTGCACCTACATCCTGCTGTACGGGGGAATTCATACCCACAAAGAGTCTGGGAACTAGACAGTGTGAATTTGAGCAGGGGACAGATTGGGACATGGGTCCCCTGCCAGAATACAAGGCTGTTAGGTCTGGACAGGGTGCTGTGCAGGGATCATACAGGGGTTGCTCATTCAGCCTGTCTGGATTTTTATCTTCACTTCCTTGGCCCCCCACAGTGGACTCCAAAGGATGATCTGGCTGCCCTAAAACTGCATGGGAAATGTGATGATGTTATGAGATTACTGATGGAAGAACTTGGTCTGGAGATCCCATGCTATGACAGGTGAGGAGCCTCAGGCCTGGTGGCTGCCTCATGTTTACTGACAATAATATTCATCTATTCTATAGAGAactcactccccccgcccccccttcactTCCCTCCTACAAAGCAAGTCACTTCTGTCATcctcgttttacagatggggaaaccaaggcacagggaAGGGAAGTGGTTTGCTGGCACTAGGATGAGAATGGGGAAGTTCTAAATTCCTAGGTCTGGGCTGAGACTGCACCCTCCTGTGCCTGTTTACCACAGAACATTCCTCTGCCTGCTCAGCACTATATTTTAGTATTTGTAGTTTTTAATAGCGATTTTCATCGTCACCCAGAAGGCGCTGTCAGCAACTCCTGGCAGAAGTGAGGCAGTGAGATGTGTGCAATGGCAGAGCAGTCCAAAAGCCTGCCTTCCAGGGGAGGGCACAAGAGGTCATTTTAGTCACATAGCCGCTTCTTTGGACTGAGTGAATAGTAGCTGCTCACTGGCTACATCGAGGATGGAGGAGTGTAATTTTCAGCAGTGGGTTCAGTTCCTGTGTGTGGTAGTGCTGAGTTCCCCAGCAGCAGGACAAGGAGCCTTTCTTACACatctgtcttgttttggtagAACAAAGGATCCTATCTTCTCTCTGGCTATTCCCCTTAGCCCCAGTGAAGAAGGCAGTCACAGCCGGAGACCTGTGGCAACACCATGGAGCCTGGAGGAGGCGCAGATGCAAGAGCAGCAGCGAGAGCCAGCTTCTcagctcagcctctctctctcaggtggctGGTTTGGCAGGGGTTGTGCAAAAGGCTccaagaagaaaaaagtaaattgACTTTGTAAATTGCCATTTGAACACTATATTTTTATGGAAATACATCAGCTGCTGCCATTTAGGATGGCTTTTCCCTGCTGCCCTGGACTGAGCTGGGTTTGCCATGAACTCCAAACACAGACTCTGCTGATCTGAGGTCGGGGCAACTGGAAAAAACTGCAGGAGCCATATTTTCATGCAACTATTTACTGTGCGATGACAAAGCTCAGAGGACAGCTGGCTGTTAGGTAATGGGCCTTGCACTCTGACACCTTTCCCTTAATCTCAGCACTTACACTCTGTTCTCTAGCAGCACTGGCAGGCTGGTGCACATGCTGTTTCTCTGCCTTGTGGGGTACTTTTTGCTAAGTAAAGAAGCCTGGACTTTCTTGTGGTTCTGTGACTGGCTAGTGGGGGTGACCCTGGGCTGGGCGCAGGGCATCCGGGATGCAGGAGCCCGCTCGTgtcctgccctgggctggagggcAAGGTCTCCGGGATGCAGCAGCCGGATCGtgtcctgccctgggctgggcgcGGGTCGCTGGGATGCAGCAGCCGGATCGtgtcctgccctgggctgggcgcAGGGTCTCCGGGattcctgccctgggctgggcgcAGGGTCTCCGGGATGCGGCGGCCGGATCGtgtcctgccctgggctgggcgcAGGGTCTCCGGGattcctgccctgggctgggcgcAGGGTTGCTGGGATGCGGCGGCCGGATCGtgtcctgccctgggctgggcgcGGGTCGCTGGGATGCGGCGGCCGGATCGtgtcctgccctgggctgggcgcAGGGTCTCCGGGATGCGGCGGCCGGATCGtgtcctgccctgggctgggcgcAGGGTCTCCGGGATGCGGCGGCCGGATCGtgtcctgccctgggctgggcgcAGGGTCTCCGGGATGCGGCGGCCGGATCGtgtcctgccctgggctgggcgcAGGGTCTCCGGGATGCGGCGGCCGGATCGtgtcctgccctgggctgggcgcAGGGTCTCCGGGattcctgccctgggctgggcgcCCTCGGGCGCGGCCTCCTTGGCGTGAAAgcccctcgggggtggggggggtgcggCTCCGCCCCGGCCCGGCAGGGAGGCGCCAGAGGCGGGGACTGTTGTCACGTGATCGCGCCGGGATGGCGGCGCCTTCGGCCGGCCTATCGCCGCCCTCGGTCGGGTGACGGAGGCGGCGGCCGGAGGCGGCTCCGGGGCGCGGGGTCCTGGACTCGCCCGCGATGCTGAGGAACGGAGCGGCCGAGGCCTCCCGCAGCCCCGCGGCCGCCCCCCGGCCCGTCCGCGTGTGGTGCGACGGATGGTGAGCGGGGCCCCGTGAGCTGGAGACGGCGCCGCGGCCCGGGCTCCCCGGCCGGGCCCTGGACCCGCCGCCGCCTCagcgggcccggcccggcccggcccggctcggctcggctctcCGCCCCCCTGAGAAGCGGCAGCTCGGGGCGGGGGCTCCGCGGGGGCGGCGCGACCCGCGCTGTGGGCAGGGGCGGGCCCTGGCCCGGGGCGACGGGAATCGGCCTGTCTCGAGGCggccgggtggggtggggtggggtggggtggggtgggggggcccaggggTGCGCTGTGGCTGGAACTCCCGGACATCagatgcagggctgggggtggctgTCGCCTCTGCAGGACGTGGTCTCCGAGGAAGAGCTGGCATCGGGTGGGTAGGGGCAGTCCTGCAGTCATCCAGACTCTTGGCTGGACTGTTTTGCTGGCTTGTCAAGCAGAGGTGCCCCTTTGGGGTGATGTCAGGGGAGACCAGGaccagtctttttcagagtcttgtctctgacagtagccCTACCAGGTGCTCCAAAGGGAGGTGCAGGAATCCATCTCGCAAACAATTATGAAATAATCTGCTTATaaattaggaagaaatttccccatCAGATGATTTATACCCCAAAGCAGGAGAGTTTATGTCCTTTCTATATGTATTTAAAGAAAGAGAGACCATAAAACAAGTTATCCTGAGTAATATAACTGGGTGTTTTTGTTAGCCTGTTGACTCCCTGTCCTGCGTCATTCAGAAGGACTTTGGAACTTAAACTCTTCTGTAAACATCCATCTTCTTGTCAAGGCCATTGTGCAAAGGTTTTGTGTGCTCACCTGAGTTACTCCTTGAAATTCTGGGGTGTGTGTTTAATGGCCCTTGTTTTTAAATGGGCAGGTAGAGCATAGGCAGTTGTTGGATGCAGCACAAATGCATTCCTGTAAGCAGTGACATGAATGTGTGAGCTGGCTAGAATGACCTGGTTTCTGCATGCCATTCTTATCTTTTCTCTTAACCTTCCTTAGTTGTGGAGTTTGATCAGTCCTCTGTGCAGCATTCCTGGATTTGTGGGTTAGTGTGTTCTGTAACCTTCACTTTGAGAATTGCCTCTCTATATCCCCCTTTCTCCAGTGCTGGAGAGTTTCAGGAGTCCTCTACCAAGATGTGCTCATAAGGGCTGCATATGTGTCTTCCCATGCATCCAAACAGTTGGGTCTGACCATAGAAATGGAATAGCATCCCAaaattccttctcttctgcagggagCTGTTGATGAAGCTTTGTGCTGGTCTGGAGAACTTTGTTTAGCTTTTTGGCCAGACTTTTATTAGCTGATTTTACTAGTTGTTTTGATAAGAGGTAGCAACCAATGGACCTACTCAGGAATGTAAGACATGGCCTCTACTTCAAAGAGGTCATTATCTAAAATGACAATTCACCTtcacaggggaagggaggggagagggatacATCTTTTAAACATTAtaataatgaatgaatgaataaataaattctCATTAACTAAATGTGCCTTCCTTTTAACTTGTCTTTGATTTGGCTAATTACTTGTAGCGACCGTAGAAGCAATGGACctggaggagggatttgaaagagaagAGAGTAGGGGTCTTGCAGATGGATTTGGGAAGGGTGTATcctgggtggagggggcagcatggACTTCAAGTGTGGGAGAAGCAGACATTGGCAGATTGGAGGATGGGTGTGGGGGTGACATGCTGTGAAGTGAGGAGAGACTCATGAAAGGTCTTGAAGGCTAGTTGTGGTATGATCCTGGGCCATTACAGCATTCCTgggcagggtggattgatttaaacaagcaggaaaccttgatttaaaccACCAATTGTAATTGTTTGCATGTGTACTacttagttattttcctaatCAAGGTTGATTATCATTGGTTGATAAccattctgcagtttccacgatatgctatgcatccgatgaagtgagctgtagctcacgaaagctcatgctcaaataaactggttagtctctaaggtgccacaagtactccttttctttttacgaatacagactaacacggctgttactctgaaacctgtcattaaaacatgttgatttgtgCTAACCCAGAAGATACATTGTATCTATATACATTACTTATAGCagcggttttcaaccttttttttcatttgtggaccctcaaaaaatttcaaatggaggagtggacctctttggaaatctttaCATAGTCTGctgaccccaggttgaaaaccactggcttagatCAATTTTATAATTTAACTTCTTTGCTTGCAATTTGTGTGAAGCTGTATTTGGATAGAAACTCAAactcaattaaaaattaaactcaGTTTactcccagcgctgtaaaaaacccacctccatgaggggtgcagctaccagcgctggtgaactgtctacactggcgctttacagtgctgaaacttgctgcgctcagagcggtgttttttcacacctctgagcgagaaagttgcagcgctgtaaactgccagtgtagacaagccctaagaaaccCCTGCCCACACTGCCTTTCCTCCTACaactagacctgaagaagagctctatgtaagctcgaaagcttctctcacaaacagaagttggtgcaataaaagatatgacctcacccaccatgtcctTGAGGCTTCAGTATACCACCAGCTCCTATGAAATTCTTTTCAGTTGTGGGACATGATAAAACGGGGGAAGGGTCTAAGTCCTCCTTGTCTTGCTTTGATCTTTGGGCACCCAAGCTCTTTATAGAAACACCTTATTTTACCCCAgtgagtgtgggagggaggaaaTTACTTCTGGATATCCTCCGAGGTGCCACCAGGGTAACAGGATTTTTCAGTCatgtggggagcagagctggctgatGGAACGTAGCCTCTGGTAACATTGGCACTGATTTGCCCTTTGTGTGGTGGACACACTGTGTGCTCCCTTAATAGCACTGTTCCTCCAACCAGTTTATTGCAGGGTGATAATATAGCTTTCTGGTCTAGATCAGCTGCATAAAAGTGACTACCAGAGGTTCAGCTGCTTGGAGACTTTA from the Chelonia mydas isolate rCheMyd1 chromosome 14, rCheMyd1.pri.v2, whole genome shotgun sequence genome contains:
- the SIRT7 gene encoding NAD-dependent protein deacetylase sirtuin-7; its protein translation is MAAGGSLSRAERKAAARAEILQQEEQRDRRRQVSRILRKPAGERSPEESLLLGECEDIVRELERRRMKREGLRRRQEEVCDEPEELKRKVIELAAAVRSAKHLVIYTGAGISTAASIPDYRGPNGVWTLLQKGRSIRATDLSEAEPTLTHMSIACLHKHNLVQHVVSQNCDGLHLRSGLPQAAISELHGNMYIEVCTFCTPNREYVRMFDVTERTALHRHHTGRMCHKCGAQLRDTIVHFGEKGTLREPLNWEAATEAASKADVILCLGSSLKVLKKYPHLWCMSKPPSRRPKLYIVNLQWTPKDDLAALKLHGKCDDVMRLLMEELGLEIPCYDRTKDPIFSLAIPLSPSEEGSHSRRPVATPWSLEEAQMQEQQREPASQLSLSLSGGWFGRGCAKGSKKKKVN